The genomic segment TATGGGATCATATTCTTCTGACCGGGGAGTACAAGTGGATGCCTGGTTAGAGCTGCCTTAGCGTATGTTTTGCCCGAAAAACTAAAGTCGCCCCCTGTGGGGCGCTGTTTGCGCGTGGGTGGGATTCATGTTGCTTTTTACTACTGACATTATCCGCTGGTCTCCACGTACTTTACTCCTTCACGGTGTATCTTGCCTTACAGGAGGTATCTTGACCTTCTTGCGCTTCCGTGGTTTCGCTACATGGCTTTTGTGGGGAGCTTCTGTTTCTTCGGTTATTTTTGGAGTGCTTTTCCTCTACAACGAGCCTAACGCCTGGGTGCCTCGGTGGAGACTTGACCTATCTTTTACGAACTTCCTCGCTGCTGCCACATGCGTGACCTTTGCCACACTCCTCCTCTTCTTGGGGCGCTGGCTAGGCCGCCAGCAAGACATCGAGGCGTGAGGAGACTGGCAGAAAACTCTAGTTTCTCGCCACCCCCTGCAAGCCGATTTTTGTAGAGGGAGCTGGCCCCGAATTTTGGGAGGGTTTTTCGCCAGGATAAAACTCGTTACTCCTCTATCGTCCAATAGCGCCGATCCGGTTGGATAGTCCGAACAATTCTGATTTTTGATGGGAGCATATAGTACACCATGATTTCTTCGTCATGGGATTTAACAGCATTAACTTTACACACATAGATAAAGCCTAGCCAACGATTGGGGCTACCTGCATAGTAATCAAGATAATTAATCAGATTTCCACAGATGCTACCCTCCATCCCTTTCATGGTTTCGTCAAACTCTTTCCGTCGTTGTCTCAGCGTGTCGGAGGCGAGCAAATCGAGTTGGTTGCTCGTACTGTAAATAATCAACCACAGGGGCCAGCGGGTTAGGGGAATGGAGAGGAGGAGTGCTAAGCTGGCAAGAAGCGCGTTGCGCTGGCGTGTTAGAGTGAGAAAGTCGCGGCGGAGGCGCGACTGGTGTGTCCAAGCCAGTGCCCCAAAGAGAATGGGCACGAGGGAGATGGCTGCGCCTGTCCAGGTCGTCTGACTCCGAAAACCTAGTGCTGATAGTAGAAAAACACAAAGGACGGGAAAGAGAACAAACCCGATCCCCATTTTTAGCGAGATCCGCATGTCGCAGTATATCAGCCAGGGTTAAGCCGTGTTGCTTTTCTGACTCTCTCCGGCCCCTTCTCCCACCATTCCCTCCCCGTCCGATAAGTTTTCTTATGCTTCACCAGCTCGGCCACGCTCGGGCTTCTCCAAGGGTAGGGACGGCAGAGGGGGGCTGCCTAGAAATTTCCCTTTAAAGACACTAGGTGGAATATCGTTTCAATGATTGATTAGATGACTCCCCTAAGGCTCGGGTGGAGACGCTGTTGCTTAATCCACCGCACACTTTTCTGGGGACAGTCCACACCCTCGCAAAATTCTTTTGTGACAACCCACTGTGCCAGCGTCGCGTCTTCACACAGCAACTTCCAAAGCTCGTTCGTCGCTACCAGCGAAAAACAGCTCGGCTCGAATCCGTGCTATTACAGCTCTTGTGGAGAGTTGGAGCAAGTGCCGCCCTTCAGATCGCCACACTATTGGGACTGATTATCAGCGATGATTCTATACTCTACCAATTCAAAAAAACTCCCTCACGTGACGATTCAGCCTCTTGCCCAGCGGAGATTGGGATAGACGATTTTGCCTTTCGAAAAGGTCAGACCTATGGCACTATCCTTATCGACTTGACGACTCGAAAGCCCATTGATCTGCTACCTGACCGAGAAAAGGCAACCGTCGAGAAATGGCTCCATGAGCATCCAGGTGTCAGGGTTGTCAGTCGGGACCGGTCCCAAATCTTTGCTGACGCAGTTCGAGAAGCAGCTCCAGAAGCGGTCCACGTCGCTGACCGCTTCCATCTCCTCAAAAACTTAATGGAGGCACTGGAGCAACAAATCGGCAAGGAGGCTAATGCAATTCGCTCCATCTTGCTGCCTAGCTCACCGTCGTTGGAAGATGCCGGTTCGGTCGAGCCCTCCCGCCGTGCCCAGAGGCGAAAAGAAGAAACGCGACAACAGCGGTTTGAACGGTGGCAGAAAGCTCATGAGCTACACCAGCAGGGCTACTTCAAGAAGGAAATCGCTCGGATGATAGGAGTCGACAGCAAGACGATCCAAACCTACCTTAATTCGGAGGTCTATCCCGAACGGCAGCGATACCCTCCAGTCAATGGGGCGCTCACTCCCTACAAAGACTACATTCTCAACCGCTGGGAGTCGGGCTGTCAAAATGCGCTTCAGCTCTGGCGTGAAGTCAAGCAGCAAGGTTTTACCGGAGGAGCCACAGCCGTTAGGGACTTCGTTTTCCCTTTGCGTTCCCCGGGCATGACTGTCCAAGTCAAGAGAGCTGAACGAATGATTCCCACACCACGCTCACTTGCTTGGCAGCTCGTGCTCCCTGAGCGGGGTACTAAGAAGCAAAAGGAAGTCGCGACAAAACTCTGTGAAGCTCTGCCTGTATTGCCCCAGTGTCGAGAACTGGTTGTCTCCTTTCAGGACATGATGCGCCGCCGTGCTGCCGATGAACTCAATGACTGGCTGGAAAGAGCGAGTACTAGTGGTTGTCCCAGCTTCGCCAGTTTTTCCCGTGGGATTCGCTCCGATCTTGCAGCAGTAGAATCCGCGTTTTCTCTGGAGTGGAGCAACGGCCCTACCGAGGGCAATGTCAACCGTTTGAAGTTCGTCAAACGCCAAGGCTACGGTCGGGCCAGCTTCGATCTACTCAAGCGGCGGGTGCTACCCCTCCAAATGCCGATCTAAAATGAGGACTTTGATGAAGAGAGAAACTCCATGCTACCTTTCCCCAAATTTGCGGAAGAACCCGATATTCTCCGTTTCGTGAGCGGGGGCGTTTCTGCACAGACGAGGCAAGGAGAGTAAGGGAGCGGGCTGCGCAGCTCGCTCCCCATCAAGACGTTGGCAGGAGTACTGTTTTAACGGTTGTATTCATGGCTAGCTTAAGAGCCAAAAATATGTTTTAATCCTACGTGACTTTGGAGGAATGTTCCAAACTGTCTGATATTAAATGCTACTTCCTGCTCACAGCAGAGCTACAATATTAGTCTTTAGTCAAATAGATATTACCCAATCCAATTTCATTTTCATATAGAACGTTTCCAATTTTTGTATTCTTAAAAAGAATTTCAATACTATTAATTCGAGATATGCCACCAAGTATTTCACATTTTTCAATACAAACATTATTTAGATTGTGAAAATATTGCAAAAAATCAAGATCATTAAAAATAAATTCGCCCATACGGAGAGTTGTTAATTTTTCAAATATCACACTTGAAAAATTAATAAGTTTTTTTCTCTTTCCTCCAATAATATACAAGCTGCTAATGTTTGTATCTTTTATAAATTCAAAAAAATTTCCTTCTTTAACGGGATATACTTCTAATTCTTCCAAAAAATCAAATTCACTGAGTCTGTTCATCAAAGAATTAGATTTATCTATACCAATTCGAAGTGCTTTAATATTAGGGAAATGCCTCATAGACAGATTACTATCTTGGAAATAAGGTAGTATTATTTTTTCAATTGATGGTAAATATGTTGATTCCGTAAGAATATTATCTTCTCCATAAGCCTGAATAAACTTCAGAGAGGCCGGAGCCGTGAAATTATTTAGGCATTTCAATGTTGGTATATAAATCGTTGATAATTTCTTCATTTCGCATACATCTTTAGGTATTTCACAATATCCCGAAGATGTTAAATGGATTTCTACATTTTCTATGCTTTCTTTATTGATATAATCCGGAAATCTATCCCCTAATTCAATTAATTCCTCTCCATATTTTAATGGTACATAAAAAGCCTCTTTGTTATCACAATATTTTATTGTATGTAAATTCCTCATTGTATTAATATGCACCTAGAGGGCCAATATGGGGCATTAAATGTCTATATTTATTCAATTTAGAGGGCGAAAGCGAAACTATATCATTTTTCCATGG from the Armatimonas rosea genome contains:
- a CDS encoding ISL3 family transposase, with protein sequence MLNPPHTFLGTVHTLAKFFCDNPLCQRRVFTQQLPKLVRRYQRKTARLESVLLQLLWRVGASAALQIATLLGLIISDDSILYQFKKTPSRDDSASCPAEIGIDDFAFRKGQTYGTILIDLTTRKPIDLLPDREKATVEKWLHEHPGVRVVSRDRSQIFADAVREAAPEAVHVADRFHLLKNLMEALEQQIGKEANAIRSILLPSSPSLEDAGSVEPSRRAQRRKEETRQQRFERWQKAHELHQQGYFKKEIARMIGVDSKTIQTYLNSEVYPERQRYPPVNGALTPYKDYILNRWESGCQNALQLWREVKQQGFTGGATAVRDFVFPLRSPGMTVQVKRAERMIPTPRSLAWQLVLPERGTKKQKEVATKLCEALPVLPQCRELVVSFQDMMRRRAADELNDWLERASTSGCPSFASFSRGIRSDLAAVESAFSLEWSNGPTEGNVNRLKFVKRQGYGRASFDLLKRRVLPLQMPI